ATTTTACCTACAACTGGCCACAGCCGTGCTGGGAACACTTGGTCTCATTTCACACCAGTCTTTATCCTCTTTTGAAGCATTCTGTCTTTCTTTTCGGTTTTGAGAGCAGAGAGAGCACATTAAATAGTGCCGTTTttccaccattgatttcaatagggtttaaaaaaaaataaaaaataaataaataaataaaaaattgaaaattggaAGAATTCGTTTGCTGtcccttaatttttttaattttttttttaaatcaatggtgCTAAAAACGGAATAGTTTCATTCCGTGTTAATTCTGTCTCTCTGCTGCAAAAACTAAAAACAGCGACAAAACGCCTGAATAGAAAATAAACAATTGTGCCTTTGACCTGATTGCTGCCCCAAAAATTGCTAATTCATCATCATTGTTATAAGCATTTTATTTCACTTAAGTAACATTTTTTGACTTGGGTTCACAGATCGCAGTCACAacattgcggttttttttttatcgaAAATTGCCACAAAATAACTTAATGTGACCCCAACTTGTGAACTCCGCGTTAAGGAAGATGAGCTGTTACAGCTCTCCATGTATGAGGCTGGGTGTTGTGGTAACACATCCTGTCACTTCCAGCAGATTTTCTCCTTGGTAAGGCTTTCTTTCACCCAAGGGTTAAGCACGGAGATCCGAGGCAGCGGAAATACACAGAATATATAACATTGAGCTGATTTATCCATGCAACACGCTAATTAGTTTTCAGAGCTGCCAAATAGATGCTGGAGCTGCTAAACACATTCTATTAACCGCCAAATGGCCAGGCAATTAGAAGAATTTCCTATGAATGCTGAGTTTCCACAAATAGCAATTTTCAACTTGGCAAAGACCAAAAAGTTAAACTTCTTCCTAAGTCTTGGCTTGTTTTTAACTGTGACCTTTAGTTAACGGTTTGCATCAAAGTAAGTCATTGAAACATTATGTGTCATGGCACGCAGTCGCCGCTCACCTGTCGCTGTAATTGGGTGCCACCATCCTCACGCCAATCCTGCATGACTTGTTCCTTCAGCATGGCACCCTGCTTCTGCCTGTAGTATGGTGCATGCCCCCGCTCGCCTGCATGTGCTTTTGTAACATATCCCACTCTAATCTCATCTTGGTACCTGCTATATTGGGCATCTGCCCCAAGGGTGGGTCCCTAAGCAATTAGTCTCATCAGCCTTTGTGACAAAACCCTTGTTTGTCTGTATTCCGATTCTGACTCCTGCACTGACCCTCCACTATTCTGAGCTCCCTGACCTGTTCATTGGACTTTTTTACCGCTTCTGTACCACCCATCTTGACCGCAGCCTGTCTTTGTTACGCACCTGTTTACACCATTAGGTATCACGCCTTGGCCCTCTGCAGTGTCAGAAGCCACATAACCATCTGTGTAATTGCTAAGGGTAAAAATGTAAAGTCCCCTAGTGTAAGCACTGAATCATGACTGACtgccattttcttggcagactgtttttgcggggtggttgcCATTGCATTCCCAGTGCTCTTttgccccccagcaagctgggttctcatttgactgaccttggaaggatgagtcaaccttgagccagataGCTGAACCACATGGagcttgaacccacaaccttcaggtcgtgagcgagagcttaggactgcatttctgctgccttagcactccgTGCCACATGAGGCTCTGACTCATCAGCAAGGACCATATTCTCCTTAGAGGGGTCAGGGGTGAAAACtggggttccccaggtgctgcctcctcagcccaaagtcaaaccagtgtgtaACAACGTGCATTGACATCCATCTGCTTGACAATAAGAAGTGGTTTTATGTATAAACATATGATCTGCTCGCATCTGGTtgtggaacaggaggagctgaatGGGTTGTCTTGATTTTTAGGTAAAGATTCAAGATAACTTTTGACTTGGGTCTGGTGaaggtcatagaatcatagaatggtagatttggaagggaccttcagggtcatcgggtccaaccccctgctcagtgcaggattcactaaatcatcccagacagatatttgtccagcctttgtttgaacacttccattgaaggagaactcaccatctcctgtggtaacctgttccactcattgatcaccctcactgtcagaaagttttttgtttttttttactatcttatGTCTCACTGTATTATTGACAGTTCTCTCTACTTTGATGCTGTTGTGGGGAAAGCTGTGAATCACTGAGTGACTAAGTCCACTGGACTCATAAACTTGGGCCAAAGGCCATGGCCATACTCTAGTTGTGCGCTAGAAACTTGAACGCAACTCGCATTGAACAGCACACAGATATCTGTATGTCTGCTGTCTGATTTACACGGACACTGGAcattgcatgccctattttttttactgtcaATCGACAGGAATAGGACAAcacataagtttaaaaaattgtgTGTGTGATTAGCCTCGTAAGCTATAATGGGGTCGTGTGTTTTCTGtggaatacatggacagcacatggtgcAAAAATAAATTATAAGCTATTACTGAGGTCCCATTGAAGTTGAATCTTGAAacgaccattgaagtcaataggtttgtggggggaaaaaaacatactTGCATGCCATTtgagcgttgttttttttttttttttagcgcgtacccattgacttgaataggcgATTCTGGTTCAAGAATTGCCCCAGAATagcacatgctgtgatttattttgcACAGAGCATTTGTCCGTGAAGAAAACCACACATGTGAATACGCATATTGACTTTAATGAGTCCAGGTTCTGTTAGTATCAAACTTGGACAGAACTGGACATAAAATCAGCTTTATGAATAAACCCCCTGTACATACATTGAGCTTTTCTAAACCTGAAAACATGGCTGAAAGTTATGTCCTAAAAAGAGAACGTTTTTTTATCTTTCCCTTAATCATCATCTGGAGCGCTGCCCAATTGTGGCGGACTGTAATCATGGTATTCTATTGGTACAAATGTTGTTTAGAGACTTTAGATCCTTGTACTGTGTTTTATTGGCACGGCTCTGGAATGGACTGAGATTATCTTTTCATTTTTCTGCCTTCATCAGCGCACTCTACAACTTTAATCAACaatttggggcagatttatgcCCCCTGTCTAATATTTAGGTAGAGTCAATTTAGATCAGGCAGTTTGAAGATGCACTTAATTCACCACAGCATTTATGGTGGTTTAGGAAAATCCCGTTTATTCTCTCTGAGGAAGGTGCTTGAAGCACTGGCCCTGGGCTTCGTTTTCGGAACGGATTGCCTTCCAACATTAACTTCATGTGAGCGGAAGCCTGCAAACTCGTTGTGTTATGTTCCAGGTCACATTGTCAGAGAATTTTATAGAGCTTTCTGAGTcaatatgcactcgtgtgaagaGTTTGCCATGATATCGTCACCGTTTCAGAAGATGAAAAGTCTGACACAAAGGCGAAATACACATTTCTCCTCTGGCGCACATTCTTTGTGGTATTCCATAAAAAAACCACATTTACTGAATGGCATTTATCACGGAGATACATTTTTAATATTCTGCTCTATCAATAAATGCTGCTAGAGTACAAAAGACTGTAAATACTGTATAAATGCTTTTCTACAGGACTCTACTAGACAATTCCATAAGTCTGATATTTGTTGGATAGCATTACTGTTGGGTTTGAAATTTTGAAGAGCATCCGCGTGACGGGTGCCAGATGATCACACTATGTGGATTACTGAACGGATATCTGGAattaatgctgcaaagtaagaacttctttcaaaaatagaaggcgtcggactccaaatgtattctgcagaagCAAAACgacccccaaacatccagccaaagtCATTAAGAACtaccttcagtgtaaagaagaacaaggagtcctggaagtgctgatttggccccacagagccctgtcGTCGTCATCATCATCTAGTCTgtttgggattacatgaagacacagaaggatttgagcaagccgacatccacagtgGTTTGTTCTCAAAGATGTCTGgagcaacctccctgctgagttccttaaAAAGCTGTGTGCAAGtgaacctagaagaactgatgctgcttTGATGGCAAAGAGGGGTCACACCAATTATTGAAAAcgacggccaatatacgcttgtgtgaataagctctaaggtTGGTGGGGATAACTCTCCTGATATCCCTCCCGACTGGttgttttcagggttttttttttttttgtctgttccaTGTATTTCTTACTAAgctgcccttttacacgggctaatGATCGGGCATGATCATCCACCTGAAAGTTTGTTTGCTCATTCCTCGGTCTGTCTAAATATGCCAGTGATTGGTCGATAAACGAGCAGGCTTTCGCTCATTTAATAGCTAATTGGATCTTTcatgccagcataaaaatcattgatgGTCAGCAGTACACCTCCGCATGTTAAAGGGTAgacgctcacgacctgaaggttgcgagttcaaacCCTGTgtggttcaagtagccggctcaaggttaactcaaaGACATTGTGTACTCGCTATGTGCCGCCCATCATCATGTACTATCTCGGCGTATATATGCGTGTAATATGTGTATTTCTCGCAATTCATGAGCTTATGGTAGACTGATACAGCGTACCGCCACACTCGTGTGCGCCCAGCTTAAGGGTACCAGTAGTGTGGCATACTTACTGATAGTGCTTCGTCACTGTACTACTATACATCAACGTGCAGCGGCCATCGATGTACAACAGATGTCTGTCTTATCGCTCACCGCCGGTGACTGCGTGTTACTATAAAGCCAGGTCACGTATGTTAACGTATGCATGTAGGGGAGAGGGTTCCTATCTGATTGCACACATAGCTGCTCTATCCAGGCAGCGCTCCTCGGCTGCGGGTGTCGCACTTGCGCATGCCTGCTCTTTTATGTTGATGAATGGCATATTCATCCCCACctgtttgttttctttgttgttcTCGGCGCGGCAGATATTGGCACTTTTTTTCCTGGTTCTCCCCCCCTCTTCTTTTCATCTTGTTGCTTTGTGTGAATATCATGAATAAATGTATAGCATTAAGTGTTAGCCCCAGGCAAAATTCTAGAAAGTGAAATGAGGAGTTACGCGGTTAAAATAAATTTGTTGGAATATTTTGTTTGCCTAttattgtgcctttttttttctttttttctttttttactctgTATAATGAACTACAGAAATGAAGGTAAAAAATACTGTCTTATGCGTCTTTAAGGTGATTTTTGTTTTGCTTCTTAGAAGCAGaatgtaaggccgggctcacatgactgtgTGTGCCAACGTGCCACGCgctgcgtgccgccaatccccatgcactatcttggggtGTGTGCATAAATAATACatgcaagatagagcatgctgcagtttcttccaggcccaggagccttagggggcccataaggcctctcttctccatatagggagcccagtactatgaataaagtattatagttgggggccctgttacaggttttgcattggggcccagaagctttaagttatgtctctgtgcagcatggtttaggtatgggtacgggttcagaaacagatagagggggaaGGGGTctcagctcacgttttgcatcagggcccctgagtctttagttacgcccatggctccacccattggactgttcagctcagaatgagctgagatataaatgaataaagcacaagttatactgactcattccccataaaactatatatcagtctgctccgcTCTTCCTTCTTTATATATTATGCTGcctgttcaagctgacagattcccttcaaaTTACCTCAATGCGGTAAAATAACTTTAACTGTAATTATGCaagaatgtattattttttttagaatacGTGACTGTGGCCGCAAGTCTGACCATTCCAGATCCCTATACAATAGTCCCCACTCAGTTTGAAAGAACCTATAATTATATCTTAAGTATTCTATTCCCTGTAGATTCTCACTGATTCATTGTAAGTTATTGttctccttttttttgtaactcccaGGTCCGTTTCCACCCTTCGCCGTGTTTATAGCCCTgctattttattttaattaataATTAATACATCAGTGACAGCAAGGTTCACGTTACTGCTAACCGGCTCTGGCTAGTGTTTGTAGTGTAATTGTATTCTTTGTCTTTTGTCTGAACGGTATACACATTACCCAGGCACAAAGTCTTGGTGTCATTGCAGCGCTAAATCCCGTGcaggctacttttttttttttaaccctttttttttaaagtttaaccTCCTCCTATCTTCCTTTTTTGCATATGCTGTATTTAATGACTCGCAGATGGCATCCTACCTCCCGGAGTGCTTCGATCAGGTCAGAGTGTAGCAAACAGAAACGCATTGAAagaagggaggggaaaaaaaaagtcttcattttcatCACTTTGTAATGTTTGATGACAGTTTGTAGCATTAAGACATTATGTGTTTGTGTCTTGGCAACTGTTACCTAGTGACAAGTCTAACCGGCACTAGCCATTGGTCGGGGGCAGAAAGACAAGAGTCACCTTTCTGACGTTCTGCTCTCCTGCATCAGCTTTTGCtggggagagggggtgggggggggtggagagatgaTAGGAGGGAgaatagaggaggaggaagaggaggaggagcagggggctcAGGTGCAAGCAGTAATAATACAAGAGTGAGCGAGAAAAGGGAAAACGAGAATGTGAGAAATAGCGACAACCTCCGCGCAAACAGCATCTCTCGAAACTGGACCTCAGTACCAAGCTGGCtgcaaagcaaaaaaagaaaagcctaGGTGAGAAGCTTTAACTATTTCATCATTGTCATTTAAGGAGGAAAGCGGTGGTGGCACAGGGGGCACAGCTTCTTAGTTTGGAGTGATGAGCACTGAAGGAGGGTGGGAGAAGGTCCTTTTGGCTAATTTGTAGCAGGGGAGAAGGATGGAGGCAGAAGAACTCTCGTATCTCAACTTGAGTAATGATGAGGaaattttcttcttttcttgaaAACTGCTGTGTAGCTGTAGCAGGCATTCCTTTAGATGGTATCTGTGCCGCTTGCCTCTGCCTCCCACCTCCCTGGCACATCTCAAGACACTGACAGTTTGCATCTATTTAGGAAAGGACTGACAATAGAGGTGGGCTGAACGAACATCCAACTAAACTTCCAACTCCCGAAACTGAGGAGGACAATGTGACCTTGGTTCTCCTCTTATGTAGGAACGGACCTCTTCCTAAGTGAAGGATGCTTTTGTTTCTAGTTATGGGAAACGTAGCTGCAGTCTCTTCTTTTTAACTCTTTAAGCACTCATCTACATTCTCATCTCGTTGGCATCTCGAGAGGTGAGATCCACCTACTCTATTATGCAGTTGATCTAAAAGAGTAGGGCAATTCAGCGTTTAGTTTTTAGACGAGTTATTAAAAGTTTACTCTTAAATAATTGATATATATTAGATTTGTGCTCGATGTGGAAGACTATTTCAAGAGACCGGTTTTCCATCTTTCTATGGatctctgcctgagatgtaatgtGTAGGAAATAGGAGTGCTCTTGGGCTTTTGTATGCACTAATATCGCCTTGAGAGCTGCTGCTACTGTGTTGCAAATTAGGTCACACAGGTTGTAAGGTAAATGCTCAGTGCAAATGATTTGCCACCTTTAGCTACAAGGAATAGGTGGAAGGAAGCGGAATATACAAGGTGCATGCAGCCTATTGAGTTGGCCGAGCTAAAATGAAAATTTGGGAGTTTACAATTTAGATTTTCCGCATAGTGGTTGTTCTATAGGATTTCTTTAGTCCGTATCAGTTGACTGGTTTGTGCTCTCTTAGCTACTCTGGCCTGAGATATTTTAAGATGCCTCTTGACTTCTCCTCCCTCTTATTCAAATTTTCAAGTCTAAAGATAAACTATCTCCAGAGAATACACTGGCCACCCTATACCCCCACCTCCTTACTGTCTTAGCATAAAAAGGAACGTGACTCttggaaatgttttttgttttttttttattaggcttttgcactcttttttttccttttctgttttattttatgtttttctctTTATTCGTAGTTTCCTTCACCAATGATACAGGATTCAGGAGCTCTCCTCTTTAGTAACCTTTCACGGTTCTTGCTAAGAATGGATTCCAGAAGCTTGATCGAGGAAGCACCAGCAACCTTTTGCATATTAAGTTTTACTCTGCTCGGTGTTGCTTTATTTTCCTCGACTCCTATTTTGGAGAAGCAAAGGTGAGTGCGATTCCCGGAGTAACCGAGCATTTTATGGATTGGAAATGAGTGACTTTGGAAAGCGGTCATACTGATGGAAGAGGTTGCTGAAAGAAGTCTTGAGGCTCAGAAGTGGAGGGTCTCTTACCCAGCTTTAAGACTGGCTTCCCCGAGCAGTGTTTTACCACCTCGCTTTAGAGTTTCATCCCTGCTGACCAACATTGCAAACCATGAACCAGTCACAACTGCCTGATTGGATGTCATTGAATGCAAGTGGATTCTTCCTGAACTCAACggagcaccactcttgtccactgGGTTTTGGACACTACAATTCGGTGGACATATGCATACTGGAAACTACCATCATTGTGCTGCTAACTTTCTTGATCATCACTGGGAACCTAACCGTCATCTTTGTCTTTCATTGTGCCCCGTTACTGCACCATTACACCACCAGTTATTTCATCCAGACTATGGCGTATGCAGACTTGCTTGTGGGAGTCAGTTGCTTGGTTCCCACATTATCTCTTCTTCACTACTCCACAGGGGTCCATGAATCTTTGACATGTCAAGTGTTTGGCTACATCATTTCTGTGTTAAAAAGTGTCTCCATGGCTTGTTTGGCATTCATCAGTGTGGATCGATACCTGGCCATCACCAAGCCTCTTTCCTACAACCAGCTGGTTACGCCATGCAGGCTGCGCCTCTGTATCGTCCTTATCTGGATTTATTCATGTTTGATCTTTTTGCCATCTTTTTTTGGTTGGGGTAAGCCAGGCTACCATGGGGACATCTTCGAGTGGTGTGCCACTTCTTGGCATACCAGTGCCTACTTCACTGGCTTTATTGTGTGCCTGCTCTATGCTCCCGCAGCAATGGTAATATGTTTTACATACTTTCACATCTTCCGAATTTGTCGGCAGCACACCAAAGAAATAAGTGACCGTAGAGCTCGCTTCCCCAGCCACGAAACCGAATCAGCTGGAGAAGGTGGGCCCGGTCACAGCCCTGACCGACGCTACGCGATGGTCTTATTCCGGATAACCAGCGTTTTCTATATGCTATGGCTCCCTTACATCATATACTTTTTGTTGGAGAGTTGGCGGGCGCTAGAGAACCCTGCCTTGTCTTTTCTAACCACCTGGTTGGCCATAAGCAATAGTTTCTGTAACTGTGTCATCTACAGCCTGTCCAACAGTGTTTTCCGCCTCGGTCTTCGGAGGTTGTCAGAAACGATATGTTCGCCATGTATGTGTTCGAAAGACAAGAACGAACGGGAACCTAAACCCCGGAAACGTGCTAACTCTTGTTCTATTTAAAGTCATTCTATAGTGACAATCATAACCTAGGAGCACGCCTGCAACAAGGCCCCAGGATGCtgctttcacaaaaaaaaaatatatattttagcgCCTCATTTTGGCTATATTATTTGAGTTTTTGATTTGCATTGGAAATGTGAACCATTTAAACTCTCATCCAAACAGACGTGCAAAGAGCACACGATGCTGTGCACTTCTGTCAAAAAATGAGTCATGCTGTTGAAGGAGGGGAGCAGAGTATCAAAGggaggggggtgaaaaaaaaaagtgtcagtttcgtTAAGATTAGCTAATTAATGTGGATATTCAGCAAAAATATCAAATATCCTACAAAAGGTCACTCGCCCCCCCCCCTTACTCTTAAAATATAATGTCTTCATTGCCTGGctggaagaagagaaaaaaggttACTGTCCAAGGCTAATGTTGATAAACTATTGAAGGTGACCAAATTGCTGTTTTTACAAAGtactcaaatttttttttttttttttaatggtttttttttttttttttaggttttattttatctttttgtgTTTTATTCTACCAGTTCAGCCACCGTGTCACTGCCTGAACGGTATGAGAGTTTACAAATGCCTGTGCAATTCTGCAAGTGTTCTGCGATGGTATGCGTCGTCCCCACCATAATGCCAGCTGCCTTTTTATTACCCCCCCTCCCATCTAAATCTACCTTCTCATAAGACATGACATTCAACTCGTATCTGAGCTGCTACGAATGTTTCTATTTATAATTGATGGGTATTAGCTATATCTCCAAAATTCTAGATACCTTTTAGCCTTTTTCGTGTAGACGAGAAGCGTCTCTCGACAAGACGTTGTGGTGACGAGGCATTTAATTCATGTCATCTATGTAAGTAACCATATATGCTTTTGTGTATTTATTGATCAGCCTTTACAAAAGACATGGCTCTGGTTTCCAAGTAGaggctttttcatttttttttttttgcaatcctgGCCACCCACATGTTATTGAGCCTTTTGTCAGACCGAGACATTGGCTCCATCCCGAATTAGAAGcagtgaccttttttttttttttttttacctagaacAATTGGTGATTTCACCACCCATGCAAAAAATAGAATCTGCTAAATGGACTATGTTCCCGCTCTCCATTTATCCCGTCATCATTCTATAGTTCATCCAGCTTGCTGCTGTTTTTTGACCGTTCCTTGTGCAGATTCACTGTACACATGATatatttaataataaaataaaaaaaagtccagTAATTTGCGGAATGTTTGTCATCTTTATCCGATACAACGGTTCGTTACCGAGGATAGCATTGACTGAGTTCATGACAGCAAGAAGGAGACGGATGgaatattgcatgcctaaaggTTCCTGGAAGGTTTTCTCAAATGATCTCCTTGCAGTGTGTCACGGCGTCAGG
Above is a window of Eleutherodactylus coqui strain aEleCoq1 chromosome 3, aEleCoq1.hap1, whole genome shotgun sequence DNA encoding:
- the GPR52 gene encoding G-protein coupled receptor 52, with the translated sequence MNQSQLPDWMSLNASGFFLNSTEHHSCPLGFGHYNSVDICILETTIIVLLTFLIITGNLTVIFVFHCAPLLHHYTTSYFIQTMAYADLLVGVSCLVPTLSLLHYSTGVHESLTCQVFGYIISVLKSVSMACLAFISVDRYLAITKPLSYNQLVTPCRLRLCIVLIWIYSCLIFLPSFFGWGKPGYHGDIFEWCATSWHTSAYFTGFIVCLLYAPAAMVICFTYFHIFRICRQHTKEISDRRARFPSHETESAGEGGPGHSPDRRYAMVLFRITSVFYMLWLPYIIYFLLESWRALENPALSFLTTWLAISNSFCNCVIYSLSNSVFRLGLRRLSETICSPCMCSKDKNEREPKPRKRANSCSI